One Mangrovimonas cancribranchiae DNA segment encodes these proteins:
- a CDS encoding diphosphomevalonate decarboxylase: MTEQDFIPKPYENSVENGTVTWESPSNIALIKYWGKRDPQIPENPSVSFTLSECKTITKLTYTKKNDTKDFSFDVFLDGDKKDDFKPKIETFFKRIEVYVPFLKDYHFTIETKNTFPHSSGIASSASGMSALALCLMRIEKDLSTTLEVTEEYFNKKASFLARLGSGSACRSIEGNLIVWGKTAHIEGSSDLFGVKYPYKVHDNFKNYQDTILLIDKGEKQVSSTVGHQLMHGHPFAKERFAQAHDNMKALKSILETGDLNAFINLMESEALTLHAMMMTSNPYFILMKPNTLEVINRIWEFRAETGLHIGFTLDAGANVHILYPQSEKAQILEFIENELVAYCKNEEYICDVVGAGAQRINN, encoded by the coding sequence ATGACCGAACAAGATTTTATTCCCAAGCCGTATGAAAATTCAGTTGAAAACGGTACTGTAACTTGGGAATCGCCAAGCAATATTGCTTTGATAAAATACTGGGGAAAACGCGATCCGCAAATTCCAGAAAATCCTTCTGTAAGCTTTACATTAAGTGAATGCAAAACCATAACCAAACTAACATACACAAAGAAAAACGACACTAAAGATTTCTCATTTGATGTGTTTTTAGATGGCGATAAAAAAGACGATTTCAAACCAAAAATCGAAACGTTTTTTAAACGAATAGAAGTTTACGTGCCATTTTTAAAAGACTATCATTTCACTATTGAAACAAAAAACACTTTTCCGCATAGTTCGGGTATTGCGTCATCGGCTTCAGGAATGAGCGCTTTGGCGTTGTGTTTAATGCGTATTGAGAAAGACCTCTCGACTACGCTCGAGGTGACAGAAGAATACTTCAATAAAAAAGCATCGTTTTTGGCGCGTTTAGGTTCTGGAAGTGCTTGTAGAAGTATTGAGGGCAATCTGATTGTTTGGGGAAAAACAGCACACATTGAAGGAAGCAGCGATTTGTTTGGTGTAAAATATCCGTATAAAGTCCACGACAATTTTAAAAACTATCAAGATACCATCTTGTTAATTGATAAAGGGGAAAAGCAGGTTAGTAGTACTGTTGGTCATCAATTAATGCACGGTCATCCGTTTGCCAAAGAACGTTTTGCACAAGCACACGATAATATGAAAGCGTTGAAGTCAATATTGGAAACAGGCGATTTAAATGCTTTTATTAACCTTATGGAAAGCGAAGCATTAACCTTACACGCTATGATGATGACCAGTAATCCCTATTTCATTTTAATGAAACCAAACACCTTGGAGGTCATTAATCGTATTTGGGAGTTTAGAGCAGAGACAGGACTTCATATTGGTTTTACGTTGGATGCTGGCGCGAATGTACATATTTTATATCCACAGTCAGAAAAAGCACAAATTCTTGAATTTATTGAAAACGAATTGGTTGCGTATTGCAAAAATGAAGAATATATATGCGATGTTGTTGGTGCTGGCGCACAACGAATTAATAATTAA
- a CDS encoding four helix bundle protein, giving the protein MKPNIIKEKSFNFAVEIVNLYKDLVNSKKEYVMSRQLLKSGTSIGANVREAEFAQSRADFINKMSIALKEANEANYWIELLYETKFLNDEEFQKFKSKSQEILRLLVSIVKTSKD; this is encoded by the coding sequence ATGAAGCCTAATATTATTAAAGAGAAAAGTTTTAATTTTGCTGTTGAAATTGTGAATTTGTATAAAGATTTGGTTAACAGTAAAAAGGAGTATGTGATGTCTAGACAGTTGTTGAAATCTGGAACTTCCATTGGAGCTAATGTTAGGGAAGCTGAGTTTGCCCAAAGCAGAGCTGATTTTATCAACAAGATGTCCATTGCTCTTAAAGAAGCTAATGAAGCAAACTATTGGATAGAATTACTTTACGAAACCAAGTTTTTAAATGATGAAGAATTTCAAAAGTTTAAGTCTAAATCACAGGAAATCTTGAGATTATTAGTTAGTATTGTTAAAACATCTAAAGATTAA
- a CDS encoding mevalonate kinase: protein MKGPLFYSKILLFGEYGIIKDSKGLSIPYNFYNGALKVTNKDTEEAKASNNALHHFAAYLEQIDANLVTFDIEALTQDIAEGMYFDSSIPQGYGVGSSGALVAAIYDKYANDKITVLENLTREKLLQLKAIFSEMESFFHGKSSGLDPLNSYLSLPILINSKDNIEATGIPSQKVDGKGAVFLLDSGVVGETAPMVSIFMENMKQEGFRNMLKDQFIKHTDACVEDFLKGDVKSLFKNTKQLSKVVLSHFKPMIPKQFHELWKKGLETNDYYLKLCGSGGGGYILGFTEDINKAQKALNGYKLEVVYNF, encoded by the coding sequence ATGAAAGGACCACTTTTTTACTCTAAAATCCTACTTTTTGGTGAATATGGAATTATTAAAGATTCCAAAGGATTATCCATTCCGTATAATTTTTATAACGGGGCTTTAAAAGTCACCAATAAAGATACAGAAGAAGCCAAAGCATCTAACAATGCATTACATCATTTTGCAGCCTATTTAGAACAAATAGATGCCAATTTAGTAACCTTCGATATTGAAGCCTTAACACAAGATATCGCCGAAGGAATGTATTTTGATTCGTCTATTCCGCAAGGTTATGGCGTAGGGAGTAGCGGTGCGCTTGTTGCTGCTATTTATGATAAGTATGCTAACGATAAAATAACCGTTCTTGAGAATTTAACGCGTGAAAAATTATTACAATTAAAAGCTATTTTCTCTGAAATGGAATCGTTTTTTCATGGAAAATCATCAGGACTAGACCCATTGAATAGCTATTTAAGTTTACCAATACTGATTAATTCTAAAGACAATATTGAAGCCACAGGAATCCCATCGCAAAAGGTTGATGGTAAAGGCGCTGTGTTTTTATTAGATAGTGGTGTTGTTGGTGAAACTGCACCAATGGTAAGTATTTTTATGGAAAATATGAAACAAGAAGGCTTCCGTAATATGCTTAAAGACCAATTTATAAAACATACCGATGCTTGTGTGGAAGATTTTTTAAAAGGCGATGTGAAGTCCTTGTTTAAAAATACCAAGCAATTATCTAAAGTGGTGTTAAGTCACTTTAAGCCAATGATTCCAAAGCAATTTCACGAACTGTGGAAAAAAGGACTGGAAACCAACGATTACTACCTAAAACTTTGTGGCTCTGGTGGTGGCGGTTATATCTTAGGATTTACAGAAGACATCAATAAAGCCCAAAAAGCCTTGAATGGTTATAAGCTAGAAGTGGTTTATAACTTTTAA
- a CDS encoding geranylgeranylglycerol-phosphate geranylgeranyltransferase, with protein MLTRKQKHILLKFFSMFSVIRGYNILVVAVAQYLASIYILAHYKPVKEVVFDVNLLMLVLASSATIAGGYIINNFYDSEKDLINRPRKTMLDRLVSQNTKLSFYFVLNFIAVILASYVSFRAVVFFSIYIFGIWFYSHKLKKMPFIGNLTSAILTITPFFIIFVYYKNFEHVIFVHAMFLFLIISMRELTKDLENLQGDLAQNYQTIPVVYGEKVSKIMLTVLGALTLLPALLLIFQYQVGKMSYYFYLSIVLLIVFVMMLWKSNSKLQYLILHNILRLIIVLGVISIPLIDIGLVLNKITFIR; from the coding sequence ATGCTAACCAGAAAGCAAAAACATATTCTACTTAAGTTTTTTAGTATGTTTTCTGTAATTCGCGGTTACAATATTTTGGTTGTTGCTGTGGCTCAGTATTTAGCCTCCATTTATATTTTGGCTCATTATAAACCCGTCAAAGAAGTGGTTTTTGATGTAAACTTACTTATGCTAGTTTTAGCATCATCGGCAACAATTGCTGGTGGTTATATTATCAATAATTTTTACGATTCCGAAAAAGATTTAATCAACAGACCAAGAAAAACCATGTTAGATCGTTTGGTCAGTCAAAATACCAAATTGTCTTTTTATTTTGTGTTGAATTTTATTGCGGTTATTCTAGCTAGTTATGTGTCGTTTAGGGCTGTTGTGTTTTTCTCTATTTATATTTTTGGTATTTGGTTTTACTCACACAAACTCAAAAAAATGCCTTTTATAGGCAATTTAACATCGGCCATTTTAACCATTACGCCGTTTTTTATCATTTTTGTGTATTACAAGAATTTCGAGCACGTTATTTTTGTGCACGCTATGTTTTTGTTTTTAATAATATCCATGCGAGAGCTTACCAAAGACTTAGAAAACCTTCAAGGCGATTTGGCGCAGAATTATCAAACCATTCCTGTGGTTTATGGTGAAAAAGTATCAAAAATAATGCTTACAGTTCTAGGTGCATTAACATTACTTCCGGCCTTGTTGCTTATTTTCCAATATCAAGTAGGTAAAATGAGTTACTATTTTTACTTGAGTATTGTGTTGTTAATTGTTTTTGTAATGATGCTTTGGAAGTCAAATTCAAAATTGCAATACCTTATTCTTCATAATATTTTAAGGTTGATTATTGTGTTAGGTGTGATTAGTATTCCGTTGATTGATATAGGTTTGGTGCTTAATAAAATCACTTTTATTCGATAA
- a CDS encoding pseudouridine synthase — MSRKQGTGGKNRPSGRGQRQNSGNRSSRGGNNSGGKSFARGNAPVKKKNTPSKSKSSSGDIRLNKYIANSGICSRREADEHIAIGLVTVNGKVVTEMGYKVQLEDDVRFDGRRINPEPKTYVLLNKPKGFATTTSNAKDRTVMDLVANATNARIKPIGRLGRNSTGLLLFTNDDTVVKKFTNSKNGVPRLFQIELDKNLKFEDLKQVEEGLKIDGKEVVVEEISYIEGQSKNLIGLKIKNTGNSIIRNIFDHLGYNIIKVDCVAIAHLTKKDLPRGYWKHLTKQEVNALKML; from the coding sequence ATGAGCAGAAAGCAAGGAACAGGAGGAAAGAATAGACCATCGGGAAGAGGGCAAAGACAGAATAGCGGAAATAGGTCTAGCAGAGGCGGAAACAATTCTGGAGGGAAAAGCTTTGCAAGAGGAAATGCTCCAGTGAAAAAGAAAAACACACCGAGTAAAAGCAAGTCGTCTTCAGGGGACATACGCTTAAACAAATACATTGCTAATTCTGGAATATGCTCACGTCGTGAAGCTGATGAGCATATTGCTATAGGTTTGGTAACCGTAAACGGAAAAGTGGTTACCGAAATGGGTTACAAGGTACAACTGGAAGACGATGTTCGTTTTGATGGACGCCGCATTAATCCAGAACCAAAAACATACGTTTTATTAAACAAACCAAAAGGGTTTGCCACAACAACAAGCAATGCCAAGGATAGAACTGTAATGGATTTAGTGGCTAATGCCACCAATGCTAGAATAAAACCTATTGGCCGTTTAGGACGAAATTCAACTGGTTTGTTATTGTTTACCAATGACGATACCGTTGTAAAAAAGTTTACTAACTCTAAAAATGGCGTACCGCGCTTGTTTCAAATAGAATTAGATAAAAATCTTAAATTTGAAGACCTCAAGCAGGTAGAAGAAGGTCTGAAGATTGATGGTAAAGAGGTTGTTGTTGAGGAAATTAGCTACATTGAAGGTCAAAGTAAAAACCTAATTGGGCTAAAAATAAAGAACACCGGAAATTCTATAATCCGTAATATTTTTGATCATTTAGGCTATAACATCATAAAAGTAGACTGCGTGGCGATTGCGCATCTTACCAAGAAAGATTTGCCAAGAGGCTATTGGAAGCATTTAACCAAACAAGAGGTTAATGCGTTGAAGATGTTGTAG
- a CDS encoding arginine decarboxylase has protein sequence MNTKYIDLINQTFYFPQDEFALDGQFLKFHNIDLKALVEEYGAPLKFTYLPQIANNINRAKGWFVAAIKKHNYPATYNYCYCTKSSHFKHVLNEALKNDIHIETSSAFDIDIVENLKQQSKITDDTYVICNGFKRAQYITNIARLINEGHNNCIPIIDNYEEIDLLSEEIKGKFKVGIRIASEEEPKFEFYTSRLGVGYRNIVPFYKNQIQNNDKVELKMLHFFINTGIRDNAYYWNELLKCLKVYISLKKICPTLDSLNIGGGFPIKNSLAFDFDYEYMVDEIINQIKIACDEAEVDVPNIFTEFGSFTVGESGGAIYEVLYQKQQNDREKWNMINSSFITTLPDTWAINKRFIMLPINRWNDGYERVLLGGLTCDSDDYYNSEQHMNAIYLPKYNKDKPLYIGFFNIGAYQETIGGFGGLQHCLIPSPKHILIDKDANGNLTTTLFSEQQKSEDLLKILGYDAN, from the coding sequence ATGAATACTAAATATATTGATTTAATCAATCAAACCTTTTATTTCCCTCAAGACGAGTTTGCACTCGATGGGCAGTTTTTAAAATTTCACAATATCGATCTAAAAGCATTGGTCGAAGAATATGGAGCGCCGTTAAAATTCACTTATTTACCACAAATAGCCAATAACATCAATCGCGCAAAAGGCTGGTTTGTAGCTGCCATAAAAAAGCATAATTACCCAGCAACGTACAACTATTGTTATTGTACGAAGAGTTCACACTTTAAGCACGTGTTAAACGAAGCACTAAAGAATGATATTCATATAGAAACGTCTTCGGCTTTTGATATTGACATAGTGGAAAACCTAAAACAGCAAAGTAAAATTACCGATGATACGTATGTGATTTGCAATGGTTTCAAACGTGCACAATATATAACCAATATTGCACGATTGATCAATGAAGGACATAACAATTGTATCCCCATTATCGATAATTACGAAGAAATCGATTTGCTTTCAGAAGAAATCAAAGGCAAATTTAAGGTCGGGATCAGAATAGCTTCAGAAGAAGAACCAAAGTTTGAGTTTTACACCTCACGACTAGGTGTTGGATATAGAAATATTGTACCATTTTACAAAAATCAAATACAGAATAATGATAAAGTAGAATTAAAAATGCTTCACTTTTTCATCAACACAGGTATTCGTGATAATGCTTACTATTGGAACGAATTACTTAAGTGCTTAAAAGTGTACATAAGCTTAAAGAAAATTTGCCCAACTTTGGATAGCTTGAATATTGGTGGCGGATTTCCTATTAAAAATTCATTGGCATTCGATTTTGATTACGAGTATATGGTTGATGAAATCATTAATCAAATAAAAATAGCTTGTGATGAAGCCGAAGTTGACGTGCCAAACATTTTTACCGAGTTTGGAAGCTTTACCGTTGGGGAAAGTGGTGGCGCTATTTACGAAGTGTTGTATCAAAAACAACAAAACGATCGTGAAAAATGGAATATGATAAACTCATCATTCATTACAACCTTACCAGATACTTGGGCCATAAACAAACGCTTTATAATGTTGCCTATTAACCGTTGGAACGATGGTTATGAGCGTGTATTGTTGGGAGGATTAACCTGTGATAGCGACGATTACTACAACAGCGAGCAGCATATGAATGCTATTTATCTACCCAAATACAACAAAGACAAACCGCTTTATATTGGCTTTTTCAATATTGGAGCTTACCAAGAAACCATTGGCGGTTTTGGCGGCTTACAACATTGCTTAATTCCATCGCCAAAACATATTTTAATAGATAAAGATGCCAATGGCAATTTAACAACAACACTATTTAGTGAACAACAAAAAAGTGAAGACTTACTTAAAATTCTAGGTTACGATGCAAACTAA
- the speB gene encoding agmatinase produces MQTKTYAGIPEKYAKLDSSKIVLIPVPYDGTSTWQKGADKGPEAFLHASENMELYDIETQTEVYKQGVFLANAVTENSSPETMVNAVHKATKNYIKRNKFVTIFGGEHSISIGTIRAFNECFDNLTVLHIDAHADLRKEYEGSACNHACAVYEASQTTNLIQVGIRSMDIMEKTVMDHDKTYFAHELAQDDAWMDSALDQMTDNVFITFDLDAFDPSILPSTGTPEPGGLFWYETLEFLKMVFEEKNVVGFDIVELCPNENEKSSDFLAAKLYYKMLSYKFMGEGAEDSYESNFDNNDNGINKFSKFNDDEY; encoded by the coding sequence ATGCAAACTAAAACTTACGCAGGAATCCCTGAAAAATATGCAAAATTAGACAGTTCTAAAATTGTATTAATTCCAGTACCTTATGATGGTACGAGTACTTGGCAAAAAGGTGCCGATAAAGGTCCAGAAGCCTTTTTGCACGCTTCAGAAAACATGGAGTTGTATGATATTGAAACACAAACGGAAGTTTATAAACAAGGGGTTTTTTTGGCCAATGCCGTAACCGAAAATAGTTCGCCGGAAACTATGGTAAATGCGGTGCATAAAGCCACTAAAAACTATATTAAGCGTAATAAATTTGTAACCATTTTTGGAGGCGAACATTCCATTTCCATTGGTACTATTCGCGCGTTTAATGAATGTTTTGATAATTTAACAGTGTTGCATATCGATGCGCATGCCGATTTACGAAAAGAATACGAAGGCTCTGCTTGCAATCACGCTTGTGCCGTTTACGAAGCAAGCCAGACTACAAATTTAATTCAGGTGGGAATTCGCTCAATGGACATAATGGAAAAAACCGTTATGGACCACGACAAAACCTATTTTGCTCACGAACTGGCACAAGACGATGCTTGGATGGATTCGGCATTAGACCAAATGACAGATAATGTGTTTATTACTTTCGATTTGGATGCATTCGATCCATCAATTTTACCAAGCACGGGAACACCAGAACCTGGTGGTTTGTTTTGGTATGAAACCCTTGAGTTTTTAAAAATGGTCTTTGAGGAAAAAAACGTGGTCGGATTCGATATTGTAGAACTTTGCCCTAATGAAAACGAAAAATCTTCAGATTTTTTAGCAGCCAAATTATATTACAAAATGTTATCGTACAAATTTATGGGAGAAGGTGCTGAAGATTCTTATGAAAGTAATTTTGATAACAATGATAACGGAATAAATAAATTTTCTAAATTTAATGACGATGAATACTAA
- a CDS encoding deoxyhypusine synthase family protein, with protein MNTKGEISKFIEKYYLHFNAAALVDAAKAYEDQLNIGSKMLVSLAGAMSTAELGKIFAEMIRQDKVHIISCTGANLEEDIMNLVAHSHYERVPNYRDLTPKQEWNLLERGLNRVTDTCIPEEEAFRRLQEHIFKIWKDAEDAGERYFPHEFMYKMLLSGVLEDYYEIDLKDSWMYAAAEKNLPIVVPGWEDSTMGNIFASYVLKGELKASAMKSGIEYMTFLADWYTDNSKNGIGFFQIGGGIAGDFPICVVPMLYQDMERTDTPFWSYFCQISDSTTSYGSYSGAVPNEKITWGKLDIDTPKFIIESDATIVAPLIFAYLLDM; from the coding sequence ATGAATACTAAAGGAGAAATATCAAAATTCATTGAGAAATACTATTTGCACTTCAATGCTGCGGCATTGGTAGATGCTGCTAAAGCTTACGAAGATCAATTAAATATTGGCTCTAAAATGTTAGTATCGTTGGCTGGTGCGATGAGTACTGCCGAGTTGGGTAAAATCTTTGCAGAAATGATTCGTCAAGACAAAGTGCATATTATTTCTTGTACTGGAGCTAATTTGGAAGAAGATATTATGAATTTGGTAGCCCACTCACATTACGAGCGTGTACCCAACTATCGCGATTTAACCCCAAAACAAGAATGGAATTTACTTGAACGTGGCTTAAATCGTGTAACCGATACGTGCATTCCAGAGGAAGAAGCCTTTAGACGTTTGCAAGAGCACATTTTTAAAATATGGAAAGATGCCGAAGATGCAGGAGAACGCTATTTTCCGCACGAGTTTATGTACAAAATGCTGTTAAGCGGCGTGCTGGAAGACTATTACGAAATAGATTTAAAAGACTCGTGGATGTATGCCGCTGCCGAAAAGAATTTACCAATTGTGGTTCCCGGTTGGGAAGATAGTACCATGGGGAATATTTTTGCAAGTTACGTGTTAAAAGGCGAGTTAAAAGCCAGTGCCATGAAATCTGGAATTGAGTACATGACCTTTTTAGCTGATTGGTATACCGATAACTCTAAAAATGGTATTGGGTTTTTCCAAATTGGAGGAGGCATTGCTGGAGATTTTCCTATCTGTGTTGTGCCTATGTTATACCAAGATATGGAACGAACCGATACGCCATTTTGGAGCTATTTCTGTCAGATTAGTGATTCTACCACAAGTTATGGATCGTATTCGGGAGCGGTGCCAAACGAAAAAATCACTTGGGGAAAACTAGATATTGATACACCTAAATTTATTATAGAAAGTGATGCTACCATAGTAGCGCCATTAATATTCGCCTATTTATTAGATATGTAA
- a CDS encoding bleomycin resistance protein encodes MYGHQITFTKTGRFNFDYRSYSLGDEVLPSFHFGVILNKDDWNKLYSSLKSNDVSVTNSIDFLAGKTGEHQSFFIKDPNDYTVEFKCFKEPSAIFKE; translated from the coding sequence TTGTACGGCCATCAAATTACATTTACAAAAACAGGTCGTTTTAATTTTGATTATAGGAGTTATTCCTTAGGTGATGAAGTACTGCCATCATTTCATTTTGGTGTTATCTTAAATAAAGATGATTGGAACAAACTTTATTCATCACTAAAGAGTAACGATGTGTCTGTTACTAATAGCATAGATTTTCTAGCAGGAAAAACAGGTGAACACCAATCGTTTTTTATAAAGGATCCTAATGATTATACCGTAGAATTTAAATGTTTTAAAGAGCCATCGGCCATTTTTAAAGAATAA
- a CDS encoding RMD1 family protein: MYQVVAYQVASTIHTKSVKEQLDWELLFSDSDELFYKFSKDQFIYIFQYGMVGFFNLSTDDIGEVLKQLKPFSRNFFQERISETIHVDVQQNILKVAFEKVILPYLDTEMIRLVVLNASQSVALNRYSEITEELLEETNKHTLYLERKGKLDISGNKLKRFIGKTLNIKNKISENLYIFDAPEITWESEQLNRLNTDLKQSFDLTDRYHLIHDRIEIIKENLELFKDIMDHKESSKLEWIIIILILVEVVDMFVVKIFF; the protein is encoded by the coding sequence ATGTACCAGGTTGTTGCCTACCAAGTAGCCAGCACTATCCATACAAAAAGCGTAAAAGAACAGTTGGATTGGGAACTGCTGTTTTCGGATAGTGACGAATTGTTTTATAAATTTTCAAAAGATCAATTTATCTATATTTTTCAATATGGAATGGTTGGTTTTTTTAATCTCTCAACAGATGATATAGGAGAAGTTTTAAAACAGCTAAAACCATTTTCTAGAAATTTTTTTCAGGAAAGAATATCAGAAACCATCCATGTTGATGTGCAGCAGAACATCCTTAAAGTAGCGTTTGAAAAAGTCATTTTACCATATTTAGATACCGAAATGATACGGTTGGTTGTATTGAATGCTTCGCAATCCGTGGCACTAAACCGCTATTCAGAAATTACTGAAGAATTATTGGAAGAAACCAACAAGCACACGCTCTATCTAGAGCGCAAGGGTAAATTGGATATCTCTGGAAATAAGCTAAAGCGCTTTATTGGTAAAACGCTTAACATTAAAAATAAGATTTCAGAAAACCTATATATTTTCGATGCGCCAGAGATTACATGGGAAAGTGAACAATTGAATAGATTAAATACCGATTTAAAACAGTCTTTCGATCTTACAGATCGTTATCATTTAATTCACGATCGCATCGAGATTATTAAGGAAAACCTCGAGCTGTTTAAAGATATTATGGATCATAAGGAAAGCAGCAAACTAGAATGGATTATCATTATCCTAATTCTAGTTGAAGTAGTGGATATGTTTGTGGTAAAAATTTTCTTTTAA
- a CDS encoding alpha/beta fold hydrolase has product MKINFPKIFRRLLRVVVVLAILHVLILVFLYFKQERFFFNPKTLDKTYVFNFEEPFEELNIEVDDNVFLNALLFKAEASKGVIVYYHGNAGAIHDWGKRAPLYLENNYDILFVDYRGYGKSDGKYSNSKQLLNDAQKVYDFAKTRYSEENIITLGFSLGSGLATYVASKNNPKMLIINAPYYSWKTLISEQIAPPIPEFIVKYDIPTYKFIKEVKCPIKIFHGSRDFLVHIDENSKKLQAIAPENIDLTIITDAGHNGIHITKQYYDALKALL; this is encoded by the coding sequence TTGAAAATAAACTTCCCGAAAATTTTCCGTCGTTTACTAAGGGTTGTTGTGGTTTTAGCAATTCTTCATGTATTAATTTTAGTGTTTTTATATTTTAAACAAGAACGCTTTTTTTTCAATCCCAAAACTCTAGACAAAACCTATGTTTTTAACTTTGAAGAACCTTTTGAAGAATTAAATATTGAAGTTGATGACAATGTGTTTTTAAACGCTTTACTTTTTAAAGCTGAAGCATCAAAAGGTGTTATTGTGTATTATCATGGAAACGCTGGAGCTATCCATGATTGGGGAAAACGTGCTCCTCTATATTTGGAAAACAATTACGATATTTTATTTGTTGATTATAGAGGTTATGGTAAAAGTGATGGAAAATACAGCAACAGCAAGCAATTATTAAATGATGCTCAAAAGGTGTATGATTTTGCAAAAACCAGATATAGCGAAGAAAACATTATTACTCTAGGGTTTTCTTTAGGCAGCGGATTAGCAACCTATGTAGCTTCCAAAAACAACCCAAAAATGTTAATTATAAATGCGCCTTATTATTCTTGGAAGACATTAATTTCCGAACAAATTGCGCCACCTATTCCAGAATTTATAGTTAAATACGACATTCCTACCTACAAATTTATAAAAGAGGTGAAATGCCCTATAAAAATTTTCCACGGTAGTCGCGATTTCCTCGTTCATATTGATGAAAACTCTAAAAAACTACAAGCCATTGCTCCAGAAAACATCGATTTAACAATTATAACCGATGCCGGGCATAATGGCATTCATATTACCAAGCAATATTATGACGCCTTAAAAGCACTCCTTTAA
- a CDS encoding purine-nucleoside phosphorylase, producing the protein MIEFINETTDYLKNKGFDSPEIGIILGTGLNQIVNDIDVIQEVSYNHIPNFPTASVEFHKGKLIYGSLEGKKVVVMQGRFHFYEGYSLQDVTYPVRIMEKLGIHTLLISNASGAINLNFKKGELMLIDDHINLQGNSPLAFKGVSLLGERFVDMSEPYNTNIKNKLKTIASDKNITLHSGIYTSVVGPQLETKTEYRMLKILGSDAVGMSTVPEVIVANHLNLKVAAISVLTDECNPENLEPVNIEDIIAMAKKAEPNLITLFKALIKTL; encoded by the coding sequence ATGATTGAATTTATAAACGAAACCACCGATTACCTTAAAAACAAAGGATTTGACAGTCCTGAAATAGGTATAATTCTTGGCACAGGCTTAAATCAAATTGTAAATGATATAGACGTAATACAAGAAGTTAGCTACAATCATATTCCTAATTTCCCTACAGCTTCTGTAGAATTTCATAAAGGAAAATTAATCTATGGAAGTTTAGAAGGCAAAAAGGTTGTTGTTATGCAAGGTCGATTCCATTTTTACGAAGGGTATTCACTACAAGACGTTACTTACCCGGTTAGAATTATGGAAAAACTAGGCATCCACACCTTACTTATTTCTAACGCTAGCGGTGCTATAAACTTAAACTTTAAAAAAGGGGAATTGATGCTTATAGACGACCATATAAATCTACAAGGCAATTCTCCTCTAGCCTTTAAAGGTGTTTCGCTTTTAGGCGAACGCTTTGTTGATATGAGTGAACCCTACAACACAAACATCAAAAACAAACTAAAAACCATTGCTAGTGACAAAAACATAACCCTTCATTCGGGTATTTATACTAGCGTTGTTGGCCCACAGCTAGAAACCAAAACCGAATACCGCATGCTTAAAATTTTAGGTTCTGATGCTGTTGGCATGAGCACTGTTCCCGAGGTTATTGTTGCCAATCACTTAAACCTAAAGGTGGCTGCTATTTCGGTATTAACCGATGAATGCAATCCAGAGAATCTAGAGCCAGTAAATATTGAAGACATTATCGCTATGGCAAAAAAAGCAGAACCTAACCTAATAACGCTTTTTAAAGCGCTTATAAAAACACTTTAA